In the genome of Parafrankia discariae, the window CGTGGCCGAGCGGCCCTTGCCGGACGCCGGCTGGTAGTGCGCCAGCGGGATGTTGTCGTCGGTCACCGTGATCGGCGGCACGTCCTCGACGGCGAACTCGACGTCGGCGAGCTCGGCGGACCACCGGTGGTCCAGGTGCTCGACCGCGTCCAGGACCAGGTCGTCGAAACGTTCACCGCGGGTGGCGTAGGCGGGCACGTCCGGGGGCAGGAGCGTGCCACGCATGCCGCGGCCTCGCCTGTCCCGCCGCCGACGGGCGGGGATCGGGCGTGCGGCCGCGGGGAAGCGCACCCTGGGCGTGCTGGCTGGTTCGGCCATCGTGCCAGGGTAACGCCGGGTCCGTTCGGCGATCACCGCGGCGGCGCGACGAAGGGCGCGATCGGGCCCGCACCCCCGCCCGCACCCCCGCTCACCCCCCACCTAGGAGAGCCCGACCAGGATCGACACGGCGTCAGAAGGCGGTTTTGGTCGAAGCGAGTGCGGCGTTCTGGTGTAATTGTGTGCGTGGAGCAACCGAGCGATAACCACTGCGTCACAGTGACCTCTGTCGGTGCGCGACACGGCGGGCGGTGGTGGCCGTCGCCCGTTCCGGGGTCTACCGTCCGGAACGTGAAGCCTCGGCGCTGCTCCCGCTCGGCCTGTTCCGCGGCCGCGATCGCCACGCTCACCTACGCCTACGCGGAGTCCACCGCCGTACTCGGTCCGCTGTCGCCGTTCGTCGAGCCGCACTCGTATGACCTGTGTGGGGTCCATGCCGACCGGCTGACCGTGCCGCTCGGCTGGGCCGTGGTCCGG includes:
- a CDS encoding metallopeptidase family protein; this encodes MRGTLLPPDVPAYATRGERFDDLVLDAVEHLDHRWSAELADVEFAVEDVPPITVTDDNIPLAHYQPASGKGRSATPRRIVVYRRPLEARAVDNEDLAELVLDAIIHEVAEMMDVDPAVIDPEGHGWGDEE